Proteins from a single region of Apium graveolens cultivar Ventura chromosome 7, ASM990537v1, whole genome shotgun sequence:
- the LOC141674742 gene encoding U-box domain-containing protein 26-like: protein MVIPDFFVCPISLDLFRDPVTLCTGQTYERSSIEKWLATGNMICPVTMQKLHDPLLVPNHTLRNLIDQWLQKGHYLGTNELSIIAPGFSLVSIRQKFESREASLENKLDLLSEIEKSSQEHPDKIYGLIQSGLVSLLLELVFGKGEGNLKFVEKTLVCALKLLPFSDARSLNILEEESKFARLVHLFDHGNLVIKKSLCHLLVEAISSSLYTKDFCIAVGNELPLLREMVNLVFHENNYASEAGIKSISALCCYESNKENVVRVGVIQRLVTYISRPKKHEKLMVSEAMAIIEDLLRLESAKVELMNDPNGVKALVKMVFRISDNENCESAVNSLMILCYDSFRARDDSISAGVLTQLLLLLQSQCNERTKTKATMLLKLLTSYM from the coding sequence ATGGTCATTCCAGACTTCTTCGTGTGCCCAATAAGCCTAGACTTGTTTAGAGATCCGGTGACTCTATGCACTGGCCAAACATATGAGAGGTCCAGCATAGAGAAATGGCTTGCCACTGGTAATATGATTTGTCCTGTTACAATGCAGAAGCTTCATGATCCACTGCTGGTTCCCAATCACACTCTTCGAAACTTGATCGACCAATGGCTTCAAAAGGGTCATTATCTAGGCACAAATGAGTTGAGTATAATAGCTCCTGGTTTCTCCTTAGTTTCAATCAGGCAAAAATTTGAGTCACGTGAGGCCAGTTTGGAAAACAAGCTTGACTTGCTATCAGAAATCGAAAAGTCATCACAAGAACATCCTGACAAGATCTACGGTTTGATCCAGTCAGGCCTAGTCTCATTACTTCTAGAACTAGTTTTTGGGAAAGGCGAGGGAAATTTGAAATTTGTGGAGAAAACACTTGTATGTGCTCTCAAGTTGTTACCATTTAGTGATGCAAGATCACTAAATATCCTCGAAGAAGAGTCTAAATTTGCGCGACTTGTGCATTTATTTGATCATGGCAATCTTGTTATCAAGAAGAGCTTGTGCCACTTGCTAGTGGAGGCAATCTCATCATCTTTGTATACCAAAGACTTCTGTATTGCAGTTGGGAATGAACTGCCGCTTTTGCGAGAAATGGTTAATCTTGTATTTCATGAAAACAACTATGCCTCTGAAGCTGGGATCAAATCAATATCAGCATTGTGTTGTTATGAATCAAATAAAGAGAACGTGGTACGTGTTGGTGTGATTCAGCGTCTTGTAACGTACATTTCAAGGCCAAAAAAACACGAAAAACTGATGGTATCCGAGGCAATGGCCATAATTGAAGATTTGTTACGACTAGAAAGCGCAAAAGTGGAACTAATGAATGACCCTAATGGTGTTAAAGCTCTTGTTAAGATGGTTTTTCGCATATCGGATAATGAAAACTGTGAGAGTGCTGTTAATTCACTGATGATTTTGTGTTATGATTCGTTTCGGGCACGAGATGACTCTATTTCTGCTGGAGTTTTGACTCAGTTGTTGCTGCTTCTACAGAGCCAATGTAATGAGAGGACTAAAACAAAAGCAACAATGCTGCTCAAGTTACTAACATCATACATGTGA